From a region of the Gossypium raimondii isolate GPD5lz chromosome 10, ASM2569854v1, whole genome shotgun sequence genome:
- the LOC128031857 gene encoding probable aquaporin PIP-type 7a isoform X1: MEGKEEDVRLGANKFSERQPIGTAAQSQDDKDYTEPPPAPFFEPSELTSWSFYRAGIAEFVATFLFLYISVLTVMGVVKDKTKCTTVGIQGIAWAFGGMIFALVYCTAGISGGHINPAVTFGLFLARKLSLTRAIFYMVMQCLGAICGAGVVKGFMGKTRYGALGGGANSVNHGYTKGDGLGAEIVGTFVLVYTVFSATDAKRSARDSHVPILAPLPIGFAVFLVHLATIPITGTGINPARSLGAAIIFNKDKGWDDHWIFWVGPFIGAALAALYHVVVIRAIPFKSK, translated from the exons atggAAGGGAAAGAAGAAGATGTTAGACTGGGAGCTAACAAGTTCTCAGAAAGGCAACCTATTGGGACAGCAGCTCAGTCCCAAGATGATAAGGATTACACTGAGCCACCACCAGCACCCTTCTTTGAGCCTAGTGAGTTGACTTCATGGTCGTTTTACCGAGCTGGAATCGCTGAGTTCGTTGCTACTTTCCTATTCTTGTACATCTCGGTGTTGACTGTGATGGGAGTTGTTAAGGACAAAACCAAGTGTACAACTGTTGGGATTCAAGGGATTGCTTGGGCTTTTGGTGGTATGATCTTTGCCCTTGTTTACTGCACTGCTGGTATCTCAG GTGGTCATATCAATCCGGCGGTGACATTTGGGCTGTTCTTGGCAAGGAAATTGTCTTTGACAAGGGCAATATTCTACATGGTGATGCAGTGCTTGGGAGCTATATGTGGGGCTGGTGTGGTTAAAGGGTTCATGGGGAAGACAAGGTATGGTGCTTTGGGTGGTGGAGCTAACTCTGTGAATCATGGCTACACCAAGGGAGATGGGCTTGGTGCTGAAATTGTTGGTacctttgttcttgtttacactGTGTTCTCAGCCACTGATGCCAAGCGCAGTGCCAGAGACTCTCACGTCCCT ATTTTGGCACCATTGCCAATTGGGTTCGCAGTGTTCTTGGTACACTTAGCCACCATCCCAATCACAGGAACTGGTATTAACCCAGCTCGTAGCCTTGGTGCGGCCATCATTTTCAACAAGGACAAGGGATGGGATGACCAT TGGATTTTCTGGGTGGGTCCATTCATTGGTGCAGCACTAGCAGCACTTTACCACGTTGTTGTGATCAGAGCCATTCCTTTCAAATCAAAATGA
- the LOC128031857 gene encoding aquaporin PIP1-2-like isoform X2, whose protein sequence is MEGKEEDVRLGANKFSERQPIGTAAQSQDDKDYTEPPPAPFFEPSELTSWSFYRAGIAEFVATFLFLYISVLTVMGVVKDKTKCTTVGIQGIAWAFGGMIFALVYCTAGISGGHINPAVTFGLFLARKLSLTRAIFYMVMQCLGAICGAGVVKGFMGKTRYGALGGGANSVNHGYTKGDGLGAEIVGTFVLVYTVFSATDAKRSARDSHVPILAPLPIGFAVFLVHLATIPITGTGINPARSLGAAIIFNKDKGWDDHVMDFLGGSIHWCSTSSTLPRCCDQSHSFQIKMIYIINGHDHMISRK, encoded by the exons atggAAGGGAAAGAAGAAGATGTTAGACTGGGAGCTAACAAGTTCTCAGAAAGGCAACCTATTGGGACAGCAGCTCAGTCCCAAGATGATAAGGATTACACTGAGCCACCACCAGCACCCTTCTTTGAGCCTAGTGAGTTGACTTCATGGTCGTTTTACCGAGCTGGAATCGCTGAGTTCGTTGCTACTTTCCTATTCTTGTACATCTCGGTGTTGACTGTGATGGGAGTTGTTAAGGACAAAACCAAGTGTACAACTGTTGGGATTCAAGGGATTGCTTGGGCTTTTGGTGGTATGATCTTTGCCCTTGTTTACTGCACTGCTGGTATCTCAG GTGGTCATATCAATCCGGCGGTGACATTTGGGCTGTTCTTGGCAAGGAAATTGTCTTTGACAAGGGCAATATTCTACATGGTGATGCAGTGCTTGGGAGCTATATGTGGGGCTGGTGTGGTTAAAGGGTTCATGGGGAAGACAAGGTATGGTGCTTTGGGTGGTGGAGCTAACTCTGTGAATCATGGCTACACCAAGGGAGATGGGCTTGGTGCTGAAATTGTTGGTacctttgttcttgtttacactGTGTTCTCAGCCACTGATGCCAAGCGCAGTGCCAGAGACTCTCACGTCCCT ATTTTGGCACCATTGCCAATTGGGTTCGCAGTGTTCTTGGTACACTTAGCCACCATCCCAATCACAGGAACTGGTATTAACCCAGCTCGTAGCCTTGGTGCGGCCATCATTTTCAACAAGGACAAGGGATGGGATGACCATGTAA TGGATTTTCTGGGTGGGTCCATTCATTGGTGCAGCACTAGCAGCACTTTACCACGTTGTTGTGATCAGAGCCATTCCTTTCAAATCAAAATGATCTACATTATCAATGGTCATGATCATATGATTTCAAGAAAGTGA